Part of the Bacillus sp. (in: firmicutes) genome, TGTTTTAAAATTAAATAGTTTGGAATCATCGTGACTTGGCCAGGAATCATTAACACGGCCAAAATGATTATAAACCACGATTTTTTACCCGGAAACGATAATCTAGCCAGCGCATATCCGGCCATGGAATTAAATAACAAGTTTAAGCACGTCCCGATGACTGCAATGATTAGACTATTTAATAACCAACGTGGGAATAACGGTTGCTCAACAAAGACCGTCATATAGTTTTCCAACGTAAAATTCTTTGGAATAAAGTTGATACTACCGCTCACAATTTCTTCTAATGTTTTAAAGGATGAAGATAACGCCCAAAGAAATGGGATAAGCGTCACAATGGCATATATAACCAGGATGGTATATAAAAATGCTTTTCCTAAACGAAATCGACCCATACTGGTGCCTCCTTTAATACATAGACTCTTCTTTCGAGAGTTTTCGTTGAATGATTGTTGCAATCAAAATAACAACGGCTAATAGCAAAGACAAAGCAGCGGCATATCCCATCGTACCTAAGCTTTTAAAAGCATATTGATATATTAATAAAACCACTGTCAACGTCGAGTTGTTAGGTCCACCGGAACCTCCCGAAAAAATATACGACTGATCAAATAATTGAAACGTTCCGATAATCCCCATAATCACAACAAAGGAAGTCACTGGACGTAAATTTGGTACCGTAATTTTGAAAAACTTTTGAATCGCATTTGCGCCGTCCAGTTCAGCTGCTTCATATAACGATTTCGGAATATCTTGTAAGGCAGCTAAATAAATGACCATGAAAAAAGGGGCTGTTGACCAAATGTTCATAATCATAATAGCTGTTAATGCTACTTTAGGATCTCCAATCCAGTTGTATGTAGGTAAATGGAAAAATTTTAAAATATGATTGATTAACCCATTCTGGTTATACATCCACATAAAAATGAGCGTAAGTACCGCCGAAGAGGTTAACGTTGGTAGAAAGTAAACAATGCGGAAAAAGTTTTGAGCTTTTAATCCAGCATTTAAAGTAGCAGCTAAGACAAGTGCAAGAAACGTCTGAGTCGGCACAACGATAATGACATATTTAAAGGTGTTCCATAGAGCAATCCGTGCTCGTTGATCATCAAATATGTTCATAAAGTTGTGAAAACCAACAAATTCATAGCTTACATTCCCTAATAGTTGAACCTTATGAAACGCTAAAAAAATCGCATAAATAATGGGGCCAATAATAAACAATGACAAGACAAAAATAGTTGGTGACATAAAAAAGTACCCTTGACTCGCTTCCCTCACTTTTTTGCTAAATTGACGTTTCAACTTTTGTCATCCCCCTATAAATGGTGTATTTCAATCAATAAGATACTTTCTAAAGATCTATCAATAGATCTTTACAAAACACCTTACTGATTGAATGGGATGAGAGAAGGGATTTCCCCCTTCTCCCTATAGAAAGCCAATTAATTATTAATTTCTTTATTCGCTTGTTCTTGCGCTGATTTTAAAGCATCTTCTAATGATTGTTCCCCTAAGAACGCACTGATGAATTGGTTATTAAAGTTGTTGACAATAATCGGTAAGTTTGTACCGTTTGACCAAACCGTTGCATAAGGAGCACCTGCTACAAGTGCAGCGCGAAGCTCATCTTTGTCATATCCAAGTTTTTTAGCTACAGATTTACGAGTTGGTAACGCGAAACCTTTACTTGTCCATTTTTCCATTCCTTCTTTACCAGTTAAGTAAGAGATGAGTTCCCAAGCTGCTTCTTTCTTTTCAGAAGCGGCGTTCATGACATATGCAACCGTGAAGGCCATAGTTCCTTTTTTACCATTAATGGTCGGAACTTCAGCTGTTCCATACTCTAAATTCGGGAATGTATTCTCTAAATAAGGAATAGCCCAGTTACCTTCAATGACCATGGCCGCTTTACCTTGACCGAACATTTCACCGCCCCAGTTTGCTCCTACATCTTGTGGACGAGCAGAAGTTTTATCTTTTAAATGTTGGTCAATAATAGGTTGAAGGGCACTTACCACTTCAGGACTAGCGAAGTTTGCTTTGTTATCTTTCACTACTTTTCCACC contains:
- a CDS encoding sugar ABC transporter permease, producing the protein MSPTIFVLSLFIIGPIIYAIFLAFHKVQLLGNVSYEFVGFHNFMNIFDDQRARIALWNTFKYVIIVVPTQTFLALVLAATLNAGLKAQNFFRIVYFLPTLTSSAVLTLIFMWMYNQNGLINHILKFFHLPTYNWIGDPKVALTAIMIMNIWSTAPFFMVIYLAALQDIPKSLYEAAELDGANAIQKFFKITVPNLRPVTSFVVIMGIIGTFQLFDQSYIFSGGSGGPNNSTLTVVLLIYQYAFKSLGTMGYAAALSLLLAVVILIATIIQRKLSKEESMY
- a CDS encoding ABC transporter substrate-binding protein translates to MKKKWLATLGLVSLLSGAFFTGCSTSDETNGEKLKDEPVEITLAGWGASPEESELLKEVLADFEAKHPNIKVKHEVIADQYMDVIKTRLIGGEGPDVFYLDAFEAPALIETGVLEPLDKYVTEDFDVEDFEKPLLEAFQKDGKTYGFPKDYSTLALFYNKKMLEEAGVDIPKTWDELIEVSKKLTKDSDVYGFGVAPELARLYFIAESTGGKVVKDNKANFASPEVVSALQPIIDQHLKDKTSARPQDVGANWGGEMFGQGKAAMVIEGNWAIPYLENTFPNLEYGTAEVPTINGKKGTMAFTVAYVMNAASEKKEAAWELISYLTGKEGMEKWTSKGFALPTRKSVAKKLGYDKDELRAALVAGAPYATVWSNGTNLPIIVNNFNNQFISAFLGEQSLEDALKSAQEQANKEINN